In a single window of the Rhodamnia argentea isolate NSW1041297 chromosome 2, ASM2092103v1, whole genome shotgun sequence genome:
- the LOC115739624 gene encoding glucan endo-1,3-beta-D-glucosidase-like isoform X2 — MENPHLHSHLSPLPLLLLLLLLGSAYGVSAVGVNYGTLGNNLPPPKKVAQLLQATLIDRVKIYDSNPDILAAFSNTGIDLVVAVENRLVANLSKDPSVAAQWLASRVAPFLPATSVVAIAVGNEYLTSGDDKLEPNDLVQAMQNLHAALVARGLDRKIKVSTPHSMAVLAASFPPSSSTFAMTLLPTMTSIVEFLADTGAPFMINAYPYFAYRDNPTSVNLEYALLGNKTTVRDPKGYVYTNMLDAQIDAVRSAIGALGFGNRSMEITVSESGWPSKGEDGDKAATPENARTYNTRLIERAQANRGTPMRPEERVEIFVFALFNENKKQGGVPERNFGLFNGDGSKSYDVDLSCQFCSGGGFGEKAVGSSTAARGPSVWCVAKPHAEEGVLQAVVDFCCGPGGVDCREVYEGGECYMPEKVHAHASYAMNAYYQMHGRNYWNCDFKGTGLVTFGDPSYGRCRYSQQ; from the exons ATGGAGAACCCCCACCTCCATTCTCACCTTTCACcgctccctctcctcctcctcctcctcctcctcggctcGGCCTACGGCGTCTCTGCCGTCGGTGTCAACTACGGCACTCTTGGCAACAACCTCCCCCCGCCGAAGAAAGTGGCGCAGCTCCTCCAGGCCACCCTCATCGACAGGGTCAAAATCTACGACTCCAACCCGGACATCCTCGCCGCCTTTTCCAACACAGGCATCGACCTTGTTGTCGCCGTCGAGAACCGCCTCGTTGCCAACCTCAGCAAGGACCCCTCCGTTGCGGCCCAGTGGCTCGCCTCCCGCGTCGCCCCCTTCCTCCCGGCCACATCCGTCGTCGCCATCGCCGTCGGCAACGAGTACCTCACCTCCGGTGACGACAAGCTCGAGCCGAACGACCTGGTCCAGGCAATGCAGAACCTGCACGCGGCGCTGGTGGCCCGCGGCCTCGACCGCAAGATCAAGGTCTCGACGCCGCACAGCATGGCCGTGCTCGCGGCGTCGTTCCCCCCGTCGTCGTCCACCTTCGCGATGACTCTGCTCCCGACCATGACCTCGATCGTGGAGTTCCTCGCCGATACCGGAGCTCCATTCATGATCAACGCCTACCCCTACTTCGCCTACCGCGACAACCCTACCTCCGTCAATCTGGAGTACGCATTGCTCGGGAACAAGACGACCGTCCGCGATCCGAAGGGGTACGTCTACACGAACATGCTGGACGCGCAGATCGACGCCGTGAGGTCGGCAATCGGAGCGCTGGGGTTCGGCAACCGGTCGATGGAGATCACTGTGTCAGAGTCGGGGTGGCCATCGAAGGGAGAGGACGGGGACAAGGCGGCGACGCCGGAGAACGCGAGGACATACAACACGAGGCTGATAGAGAGGGCGCAGGCGAACAGGGGGACGCCGATGAGGCCGGAGGAGAGGGTGGAGATCTTCGTGTTCGCGCTGTTCAACGAGAACAAGAAGCAAGGCGGCGTCCCCGAGAGGAACTTCGGGCTGTTCAACGGCGACGGATCGAAGTCATACGACGTGGACTTGAGCTGCCAGTTCTGCAGCGGCGGAG GGTTCGGAGAGAAAGCGGTTGGGAGCAGCACGGCCGCGAGAGGGCCGTCGGTGTGGTGCGTGGCGAAGCCGCACGCGGAGGAGGGGGTGCTGCAGGCGGTGGTGGACTTCTGCTGCGGGCCCGGGGGCGTGGACTGCCGGGAGGTGTACGAGGGAGGGGAGTGCTACATGCCGGAGAAGGTGCACGCGCACGCGTCGTACGCCATGAACGCCTACTACCAGATGCACGGGAGGAACTATTGGAACTGCGACTTCAAGGGCACCGGCCTCGTCACGTTCGGCGATCCCA GTTACGGAAGATGCCGGTATTCTCAGCAGTAG
- the LOC115739624 gene encoding glucan endo-1,3-beta-D-glucosidase-like isoform X1, protein MENPHLHSHLSPLPLLLLLLLLGSAYGVSAVGVNYGTLGNNLPPPKKVAQLLQATLIDRVKIYDSNPDILAAFSNTGIDLVVAVENRLVANLSKDPSVAAQWLASRVAPFLPATSVVAIAVGNEYLTSGDDKLEPNDLVQAMQNLHAALVARGLDRKIKVSTPHSMAVLAASFPPSSSTFAMTLLPTMTSIVEFLADTGAPFMINAYPYFAYRDNPTSVNLEYALLGNKTTVRDPKGYVYTNMLDAQIDAVRSAIGALGFGNRSMEITVSESGWPSKGEDGDKAATPENARTYNTRLIERAQANRGTPMRPEERVEIFVFALFNENKKQGGVPERNFGLFNGDGSKSYDVDLSCQFCSGGVLGFGEKAVGSSTAARGPSVWCVAKPHAEEGVLQAVVDFCCGPGGVDCREVYEGGECYMPEKVHAHASYAMNAYYQMHGRNYWNCDFKGTGLVTFGDPSYGRCRYSQQ, encoded by the exons ATGGAGAACCCCCACCTCCATTCTCACCTTTCACcgctccctctcctcctcctcctcctcctcctcggctcGGCCTACGGCGTCTCTGCCGTCGGTGTCAACTACGGCACTCTTGGCAACAACCTCCCCCCGCCGAAGAAAGTGGCGCAGCTCCTCCAGGCCACCCTCATCGACAGGGTCAAAATCTACGACTCCAACCCGGACATCCTCGCCGCCTTTTCCAACACAGGCATCGACCTTGTTGTCGCCGTCGAGAACCGCCTCGTTGCCAACCTCAGCAAGGACCCCTCCGTTGCGGCCCAGTGGCTCGCCTCCCGCGTCGCCCCCTTCCTCCCGGCCACATCCGTCGTCGCCATCGCCGTCGGCAACGAGTACCTCACCTCCGGTGACGACAAGCTCGAGCCGAACGACCTGGTCCAGGCAATGCAGAACCTGCACGCGGCGCTGGTGGCCCGCGGCCTCGACCGCAAGATCAAGGTCTCGACGCCGCACAGCATGGCCGTGCTCGCGGCGTCGTTCCCCCCGTCGTCGTCCACCTTCGCGATGACTCTGCTCCCGACCATGACCTCGATCGTGGAGTTCCTCGCCGATACCGGAGCTCCATTCATGATCAACGCCTACCCCTACTTCGCCTACCGCGACAACCCTACCTCCGTCAATCTGGAGTACGCATTGCTCGGGAACAAGACGACCGTCCGCGATCCGAAGGGGTACGTCTACACGAACATGCTGGACGCGCAGATCGACGCCGTGAGGTCGGCAATCGGAGCGCTGGGGTTCGGCAACCGGTCGATGGAGATCACTGTGTCAGAGTCGGGGTGGCCATCGAAGGGAGAGGACGGGGACAAGGCGGCGACGCCGGAGAACGCGAGGACATACAACACGAGGCTGATAGAGAGGGCGCAGGCGAACAGGGGGACGCCGATGAGGCCGGAGGAGAGGGTGGAGATCTTCGTGTTCGCGCTGTTCAACGAGAACAAGAAGCAAGGCGGCGTCCCCGAGAGGAACTTCGGGCTGTTCAACGGCGACGGATCGAAGTCATACGACGTGGACTTGAGCTGCCAGTTCTGCAGCGGCGGAG TGTTAGGGTTCGGAGAGAAAGCGGTTGGGAGCAGCACGGCCGCGAGAGGGCCGTCGGTGTGGTGCGTGGCGAAGCCGCACGCGGAGGAGGGGGTGCTGCAGGCGGTGGTGGACTTCTGCTGCGGGCCCGGGGGCGTGGACTGCCGGGAGGTGTACGAGGGAGGGGAGTGCTACATGCCGGAGAAGGTGCACGCGCACGCGTCGTACGCCATGAACGCCTACTACCAGATGCACGGGAGGAACTATTGGAACTGCGACTTCAAGGGCACCGGCCTCGTCACGTTCGGCGATCCCA GTTACGGAAGATGCCGGTATTCTCAGCAGTAG